The genomic stretch GGAGGGGCTCGCGCGCGACGGCGAGCTTCATCCCCTCCAGGCGGCGTTCATCGAGCACGACGCGTTCCAGTGCGGCTACTGCACGCCCGGCCAGATCTGCTCCGCCGTGGGCATGCTCTCCGAGCTGGACGCCGGCTGGCCGAGCGCGGTGTCGCCCCACCTCGGCGCGGGGCGGAGCGACCTCACCGACGAGGAGATCCGTGAGCGCATGAGCGGCAACATCTGCCGCTGCGGCGCGTACATGAACATCGTGCCGGCGATCGCGGACTCCGCC from Thermoleophilaceae bacterium encodes the following:
- a CDS encoding 2Fe-2S iron-sulfur cluster-binding protein, giving the protein MEISLTVNGEEHRLEVDTRATLLDVLRERLDLTGSKKGCDHGQCGACTILIDGMRANSCLALAVAHDGAEIVTVEGLARDGELHPLQAAFIEHDAFQCGYCTPGQICSAVGMLSELDAGWPSAVSPHLGAGRSDLTDEEIRERMSGNICRCGAYMNIVPAIADSAS